A stretch of the Arthrobacter sp. PAMC 25486 genome encodes the following:
- a CDS encoding cytochrome b/b6 domain-containing protein has protein sequence MSTPKTKQAAGIAERWNGLGLWAKIGVSAGALILLLAVAVLVARWFTGLAPIQDFMKTYPGQSELPAGAPVGLPAWLGWQHFLNMFFLLLIIRSGWAVRTTKRPAAHWIRNNKGVIKTRNAPTKISLDLWFHLTLDALWVLNGAIFIVVLFFTGQWMRIVPTSWDVFPNAISAGLQYLSLDWPTDDGWVNYNGLQLLTYFITVFIAAPLAIATGLRMSGAWPKNATTLNKIYPITAARALHFPVMLYFVGFIVIHVTLVLATGALRNLNHMYASSNEVNWWGFGIFAASLVVMAGAWFLAQPLFLRPVASLMGKVTK, from the coding sequence ATGTCGACCCCCAAGACCAAGCAGGCCGCCGGCATCGCCGAGCGTTGGAACGGCCTCGGCCTGTGGGCCAAAATCGGCGTGTCCGCGGGCGCCCTGATCCTACTCCTAGCGGTTGCGGTCCTGGTGGCGCGCTGGTTCACCGGCCTCGCCCCAATACAGGACTTCATGAAAACCTACCCCGGCCAGTCGGAACTGCCCGCCGGCGCCCCCGTGGGGCTGCCCGCCTGGCTGGGCTGGCAGCACTTTTTGAACATGTTCTTCCTCCTCCTGATCATCCGCTCCGGCTGGGCGGTCCGCACCACCAAGCGCCCCGCCGCCCACTGGATCCGCAACAACAAGGGCGTCATCAAGACCAGGAACGCCCCCACCAAGATCAGCCTGGACCTCTGGTTCCACCTCACCCTCGACGCCCTCTGGGTGCTCAACGGCGCCATCTTCATCGTGGTCCTGTTCTTCACGGGCCAGTGGATGCGCATCGTGCCCACCAGCTGGGACGTGTTCCCCAACGCGATCTCCGCCGGCCTGCAATACCTCTCCCTCGACTGGCCCACTGACGACGGCTGGGTCAATTACAACGGCCTGCAGCTGCTGACGTACTTCATCACCGTCTTCATCGCCGCACCCCTGGCCATCGCCACCGGGCTGCGCATGTCCGGCGCCTGGCCCAAAAACGCCACCACGCTGAACAAGATCTACCCCATCACCGCGGCCCGCGCCCTGCACTTCCCCGTCATGCTCTACTTCGTGGGCTTCATCGTCATCCACGTAACCCTGGTGCTGGCCACCGGCGCGTTGCGCAACCTGAACCACATGTACGCCTCCTCCAACGAGGTGAACTGGTGGGGCTTCGGCATCTTCGCCGCATCCCTGGTGGTCATGGCCGGCGCCTGGTTCCTGGCCCA
- a CDS encoding electron transfer flavoprotein subunit alpha/FixB family protein — MANILTLIELTHAGAVAASAKGLLAAAASLGTPVAVVASDQELSPETTVQLGMAGAGVIYLGLGAQAVSVLTGPSVEALEAAVAAYEPSAVLVANSVDGREVAARLSVRVGGAMLNDAVSVRLDGGRVVAGHSIFGGAYDVESAVEGGLPIITVRQGAIDGAPANDGGGAVEIITVPLSGTVPGAQVTAVNDAPATHSRPELRTAKTVVSGGRGLGSKENFVLVEQLADALGAAIGASRAAVDAGYVDQHAQVGQTGVSVSPQLYIALGISGAIQHRAGMQTAKTIVAINKDGDSPIFDVADFGIVGDVFTVVPQLIEALAARAQ, encoded by the coding sequence ATGGCAAATATTCTGACTCTTATTGAATTGACCCACGCCGGTGCGGTTGCTGCTTCCGCCAAGGGCTTGCTGGCTGCGGCAGCCTCCCTCGGAACGCCCGTCGCCGTGGTCGCCAGCGATCAGGAACTGAGCCCGGAAACGACAGTGCAGTTGGGGATGGCTGGTGCGGGCGTGATCTACCTCGGACTGGGTGCCCAGGCCGTTTCGGTGCTGACCGGCCCAAGCGTCGAGGCCCTGGAGGCCGCGGTTGCTGCCTACGAACCGTCCGCCGTTCTGGTGGCCAACTCCGTTGACGGCCGCGAGGTTGCGGCCCGGCTTTCAGTCCGCGTGGGTGGTGCCATGCTCAACGACGCCGTCTCCGTGCGGTTGGACGGCGGGCGCGTTGTGGCCGGCCACTCCATCTTCGGCGGTGCCTATGACGTGGAATCCGCTGTGGAGGGCGGCCTGCCCATCATTACCGTGCGCCAGGGGGCCATCGACGGCGCGCCCGCAAACGACGGGGGCGGCGCCGTGGAAATCATCACCGTCCCACTGTCGGGCACGGTCCCCGGCGCACAGGTCACGGCCGTCAATGATGCTCCTGCCACCCACAGCCGTCCGGAACTGCGCACCGCCAAGACAGTTGTCTCCGGCGGACGTGGCCTGGGCTCCAAGGAAAACTTCGTCCTGGTGGAACAGTTGGCGGACGCCCTCGGGGCAGCCATCGGCGCCTCCCGTGCCGCCGTCGATGCCGGATATGTGGACCAGCACGCGCAGGTGGGCCAGACAGGCGTCAGCGTCTCCCCGCAGCTGTACATTGCGCTTGGCATTTCCGGAGCCATCCAGCACCGCGCCGGCATGCAGACCGCCAAGACCATCGTGGCCATCAACAAGGACGGGGATTCGCCCATCTTTGATGTGGCCGACTTCGGCATTGTGGGCGACGTGTTCACGGTGGTGCCGCAGCTCATCGAAGCCCTCGCCGCCCGCGCCCAATAA
- a CDS encoding electron transfer flavoprotein subunit beta/FixA family protein, translating to MKIVVLIKQVPDTAEERTLVPATGWLDRDAADNVVDEINERALEVALRVKDADKSTVIVVLSLGPDEATKAIRKALSMGADSGIHVLDGGLAGSDAARTAAVLAAALRGTNADVILAGNESTDGRGGVVPAMVAEHLGLPLVGGLNAVELGGGKVSGERSGDSGSLQVTAALPAVVTVTERTAEARFPNFKGILTAKRKPVATLSLADLGVAATPAHAVVLSHSERPAREAGRKIADDGTAATQLAGYLIENRLV from the coding sequence ATGAAGATCGTCGTACTTATCAAGCAGGTGCCTGACACTGCGGAGGAACGCACGCTCGTGCCGGCCACCGGCTGGCTGGACCGCGACGCCGCGGACAACGTGGTGGATGAAATCAATGAGCGAGCGTTGGAAGTGGCGCTGCGTGTGAAGGACGCCGACAAGTCCACCGTAATTGTGGTGCTGTCCCTGGGACCGGATGAAGCCACCAAGGCCATTCGCAAGGCCCTGTCCATGGGTGCCGATTCAGGCATTCACGTGCTCGACGGCGGATTGGCCGGCTCCGATGCCGCCCGCACCGCCGCGGTGCTCGCCGCAGCCCTGCGCGGCACCAACGCCGACGTCATCCTCGCCGGCAATGAATCAACGGACGGCCGCGGCGGCGTGGTTCCGGCCATGGTTGCCGAGCACCTGGGCCTGCCTCTGGTAGGTGGGCTGAACGCCGTCGAACTTGGCGGCGGCAAGGTCAGCGGTGAGCGCTCGGGGGACAGCGGATCGTTGCAGGTCACCGCCGCGCTGCCCGCCGTGGTCACCGTGACCGAGCGGACTGCCGAGGCGCGCTTCCCGAACTTCAAGGGCATTTTGACGGCCAAGCGCAAGCCCGTCGCCACACTCTCGCTCGCCGATCTTGGCGTGGCTGCGACGCCTGCGCACGCCGTCGTGCTCTCGCATAGTGAGCGCCCCGCCCGAGAGGCTGGCCGCAAGATTGCAGACGATGGCACGGCCGCCACGCAGCTGGCCGGCTACCTCATTGAAAACCGCTTGGTCTAG
- a CDS encoding MarR family winged helix-turn-helix transcriptional regulator, which translates to MDPIAEAKRQWIAHGWADAADAMAAYSSVMRAHQLMYSRVDAVLKPLGLSYARLELLRLLSFTRDGALPMASASARLQVHPTSVTSVVDRLERDALVRREAHPTDGRATLVVLTGGGRKLVEEATTVLNAEVFAQPGIPTEDLRKMTAILARFRRESGDFTDPVQYPDPL; encoded by the coding sequence ATGGACCCGATTGCCGAGGCCAAACGCCAGTGGATTGCCCACGGCTGGGCCGATGCCGCTGACGCCATGGCCGCCTATTCCTCCGTCATGCGGGCACACCAGCTCATGTACAGCCGCGTTGACGCCGTGCTCAAGCCGCTGGGTTTGTCCTACGCCCGGCTGGAATTATTACGGCTGCTGTCCTTCACACGCGACGGCGCCTTGCCGATGGCAAGTGCCAGCGCCCGCCTGCAGGTGCATCCCACCTCCGTCACCAGCGTGGTTGACCGGCTGGAGCGCGATGCGCTGGTGCGCCGAGAGGCCCATCCCACCGACGGCCGCGCTACCCTGGTTGTCCTGACCGGCGGCGGCCGGAAGCTGGTGGAGGAGGCCACCACCGTCCTCAACGCCGAGGTCTTCGCCCAACCCGGGATTCCGACCGAGGACCTGCGCAAAATGACGGCCATCCTGGCCCGCTTCCGCCGCGAATCCGGCGACTTCACCGACCCGGTCCAATACCCCGACCCGCTGTAG
- a CDS encoding MBL fold metallo-hydrolase, whose translation MEDILITVTAEEQFQAWQSKVMPAVEQVRPGVWSIPVPFVGNPMRYTLCYVLVGDTAGGAGGGAREVALVDPGWDSDEGWAVLTAGLSTAGLSPKDITGIVVTHFHPDHLGMAARLREASGAWVALGEHELLPTHWRSDPGRFVTEDREQFTAWGVPAEYLDEVSFQAETWAQMTNVEEPQRRLADGELIPVAGLKVRVLSTPGHTPGSICLVDEANQLILTGDHVLPKITPHVSLEAQNHVDPLGDYFTSLDIMGVGADMEVLPAHEYRFRGLMARVAQLREHTLERSREVIAVLDAGEAGSVWDVSKELTWSRGFDSLRGFTLRLALAETASHLVYLSAQGRDVAIEVSRGAPTLFVEV comes from the coding sequence TTGGAGGACATCTTGATCACGGTCACGGCAGAGGAACAGTTCCAGGCATGGCAGTCCAAGGTGATGCCCGCCGTTGAGCAGGTACGGCCCGGTGTCTGGTCCATTCCGGTGCCGTTCGTAGGCAACCCGATGCGCTACACGCTGTGCTACGTGCTGGTGGGGGACACGGCTGGCGGAGCAGGGGGCGGAGCCCGTGAGGTGGCGCTCGTGGATCCTGGTTGGGACTCGGACGAGGGCTGGGCGGTGCTGACGGCGGGGCTCTCCACCGCAGGTCTCAGCCCAAAGGACATCACCGGGATTGTGGTGACCCACTTCCACCCCGACCACCTGGGCATGGCGGCGCGCCTGCGCGAGGCTTCTGGGGCGTGGGTGGCGTTGGGCGAGCACGAGCTGCTGCCCACGCATTGGCGTTCCGATCCCGGTCGTTTCGTCACCGAGGACAGGGAGCAGTTTACGGCGTGGGGTGTGCCGGCGGAGTATCTGGACGAGGTCAGTTTTCAGGCTGAGACGTGGGCGCAGATGACCAACGTGGAAGAGCCGCAGCGGCGCCTTGCCGATGGTGAACTCATCCCGGTGGCCGGGCTGAAGGTGCGGGTGCTGTCCACGCCGGGCCATACGCCGGGCAGCATCTGCCTGGTCGATGAGGCAAACCAGCTGATCCTGACGGGTGACCATGTGTTGCCCAAGATCACCCCGCACGTCTCCCTGGAGGCCCAAAACCACGTGGACCCGCTGGGTGACTACTTCACCTCCCTGGACATCATGGGCGTCGGGGCGGACATGGAGGTGCTGCCGGCGCACGAATACCGATTCCGCGGTCTCATGGCACGCGTGGCGCAGCTGCGGGAGCACACGCTGGAGCGCTCTCGGGAGGTCATCGCCGTGCTCGATGCGGGTGAGGCCGGGAGCGTCTGGGATGTGTCGAAGGAGCTGACCTGGTCGCGTGGTTTCGACTCGCTGCGCGGTTTCACGCTGCGCCTGGCGCTCGCCGAAACCGCCAGCCACCTGGTGTATCTGTCGGCACAGGGCCGGGATGTGGCGATCGAGGTCAGCCGCGGCGCCCCCACCCTTTTCGTCGAGGTGTGA
- a CDS encoding CaiB/BaiF CoA-transferase family protein, translating into MGGPLQGLKVVELSAMGPAPHAAMMLADMGAQVVRVVGPAPPVGGYDVGTHLQRGRTTVRANLKDAADLAGVRGLVAAADVFLEGYRPGTAERLGLGPEECLAVNPRLVYGRMTGWGQEGPLAQRAGHDINYIALTGALHAMGPAAAPMPPMNLVGDFGGGSMFVLTGILAALWERERSGLGQVVDAAMVDGVSVLSQIILELRSVGMWNDTREANLLDGAAPFYRTYGCAGGGHVAVGAIEPQFYALLVDGLGLDGAGLPDRDDPTMWGALAEVLAAAFAARTRDEWADTFDGVDACVTPVLTFAEAAENAHMAARGALTGAGKHVVAAPAPRFSRTAAVAREPLGETDISSILSTWRTS; encoded by the coding sequence GTGGGTGGTCCGTTGCAGGGATTGAAGGTGGTGGAGCTGTCCGCCATGGGGCCAGCCCCGCATGCTGCCATGATGTTGGCGGACATGGGAGCGCAGGTGGTGCGGGTGGTCGGTCCCGCGCCTCCGGTTGGCGGGTACGACGTCGGCACGCACCTGCAGCGTGGCCGCACCACTGTCCGGGCGAACCTGAAGGACGCCGCCGACTTGGCCGGGGTGCGCGGGTTGGTTGCCGCGGCGGATGTTTTCCTTGAGGGTTACCGGCCGGGTACCGCCGAACGGCTGGGCCTGGGCCCGGAGGAATGCCTGGCGGTGAACCCGCGCCTCGTCTACGGCCGCATGACCGGCTGGGGGCAGGAGGGCCCGCTGGCGCAGCGGGCCGGGCACGACATCAACTACATTGCCCTGACCGGCGCGCTGCATGCCATGGGTCCGGCCGCGGCCCCCATGCCGCCCATGAACCTGGTGGGGGACTTTGGCGGCGGCTCCATGTTTGTGCTTACCGGCATCCTGGCTGCGCTCTGGGAGCGGGAGCGTTCGGGCCTAGGCCAGGTGGTGGATGCTGCCATGGTGGACGGCGTCAGCGTGCTCTCACAGATCATCTTGGAACTGCGCTCCGTGGGAATGTGGAACGACACCCGCGAGGCGAACCTGCTGGACGGGGCCGCCCCGTTCTACCGAACGTATGGATGTGCCGGCGGCGGCCATGTTGCTGTGGGCGCCATCGAACCGCAGTTTTACGCGCTGCTCGTTGACGGCCTCGGTTTGGACGGCGCCGGCCTTCCCGATCGTGACGATCCCACCATGTGGGGTGCGCTGGCGGAAGTTCTTGCTGCTGCCTTTGCGGCCCGGACCCGGGATGAATGGGCTGACACGTTCGACGGCGTTGACGCGTGCGTTACGCCGGTGCTCACCTTCGCCGAGGCCGCCGAAAACGCCCATATGGCTGCCCGCGGCGCCCTGACCGGGGCTGGCAAACATGTGGTTGCCGCCCCGGCCCCGCGTTTTTCCCGCACAGCTGCGGTGGCCCGGGAACCCCTGGGTGAGACAGATATTTCAAGCATACTGAGCACTTGGAGGACATCTTGA
- a CDS encoding long-chain fatty acid--CoA ligase, whose protein sequence is MYMTQGLHRSLQADPQGIATIFKDRVRTYEEHVDRIARFAGALQSIGVKAGDRVGILSMNSDRYAEYLLAVPWAGAAVNPVNIRWSPAEVAYSMTDSDTHVLLIDDAFVPMAPLLLEKSPALTTLIHCGDGPTPEGMLSYESLVAENEPVEDAYRGGDDLAGVYYTGGTTGFPKGVMLSHTNFVTSGLGTIATGELLKAGSRLLHAAPMFHLADLAAWCGMTILGGTHVMVPYFEPTSVFKAIEEHKPTDVLLVPTMIQILVDHPDAGNYDLSSMQRMLYGGSVISEGVLKRAKERFPGVRMTQAYGQTEASPVITLLLPDDHTGDRMRSGGRAAPHCQVAILDLDGKEAATGDVGEICAKGAHVMQGYWNNPAASAEALRGGWLHTGDLGYIDAAGFVFVVDRLKDMIVTGSENVYSAEVENALSKHPAVASSAVIGVPDEKYGERVHAVVVLSPGQNPTAEELQAHCKEHIAGYKVPRSFEFLEALPTSGAGKILKRELRDSYAAAQH, encoded by the coding sequence ATGTACATGACCCAAGGCCTGCACCGTTCCCTGCAGGCGGATCCCCAAGGCATCGCCACCATTTTCAAGGACCGCGTGCGCACCTATGAAGAGCATGTGGACCGGATTGCCCGCTTCGCCGGCGCCTTGCAAAGCATCGGCGTGAAGGCGGGGGACCGGGTGGGAATCCTGTCCATGAACAGCGACAGATACGCCGAATACCTCCTCGCCGTGCCGTGGGCCGGGGCGGCCGTCAACCCTGTGAACATCAGGTGGAGCCCGGCCGAGGTGGCCTACTCCATGACGGATTCGGACACGCACGTGCTGCTCATTGACGACGCCTTTGTACCCATGGCGCCGCTGCTGCTGGAAAAATCCCCGGCACTGACCACCCTGATCCACTGTGGCGACGGGCCCACACCGGAGGGCATGCTCTCCTACGAAAGCTTGGTGGCGGAGAACGAACCGGTCGAGGACGCCTACCGCGGCGGCGACGACCTGGCCGGGGTGTACTACACCGGCGGCACCACCGGCTTCCCCAAGGGAGTCATGCTCAGCCACACGAACTTCGTCACCTCCGGGCTGGGCACCATTGCCACAGGAGAGCTGCTGAAGGCCGGTTCGCGGCTGCTGCATGCGGCACCCATGTTCCACCTGGCCGACCTCGCCGCCTGGTGCGGGATGACCATCCTGGGCGGCACCCACGTCATGGTGCCGTACTTTGAACCCACCAGCGTGTTCAAAGCCATCGAGGAGCACAAGCCCACCGACGTGCTGCTGGTTCCCACCATGATCCAGATCCTCGTGGACCACCCAGACGCCGGGAACTACGACCTGTCCTCCATGCAGCGCATGCTCTACGGCGGTTCAGTCATTTCCGAGGGCGTGCTGAAACGAGCCAAGGAACGTTTCCCCGGGGTGCGCATGACGCAGGCGTACGGGCAAACCGAGGCATCGCCGGTCATTACCTTGCTGCTGCCGGACGACCACACAGGCGACCGCATGCGATCCGGCGGGCGCGCCGCCCCGCACTGCCAGGTTGCCATCCTGGACCTGGATGGCAAGGAAGCAGCCACGGGCGACGTCGGCGAGATCTGCGCCAAGGGCGCCCACGTCATGCAGGGGTACTGGAACAACCCCGCGGCCAGCGCTGAGGCCCTGCGTGGCGGCTGGCTGCACACCGGCGACCTCGGCTACATCGACGCCGCAGGCTTTGTCTTTGTCGTTGACCGACTCAAGGACATGATCGTGACCGGCAGCGAAAACGTGTACTCCGCAGAGGTGGAGAACGCCCTGAGCAAGCACCCCGCCGTTGCCTCCTCCGCCGTGATTGGCGTGCCGGATGAGAAATATGGGGAGCGCGTGCACGCCGTCGTTGTTCTCTCGCCTGGCCAAAACCCCACGGCCGAGGAACTGCAGGCGCACTGCAAGGAGCACATTGCCGGGTACAAGGTGCCGCGCAGCTTCGAGTTCTTGGAGGCGCTGCCCACGTCCGGTGCCGGCAAGATCCTCAAGCGCGAGCTGCGCGACAGCTACGCCGCGGCGCAGCACTAG
- a CDS encoding crotonase/enoyl-CoA hydratase family protein has translation MGIVAAGGTAAGPAEPDMPAQAGPAFTHPWSAFTVAVAPNPGVAVVHLTGPGRGNMLGLDFWAELPQVFAALDADPSVRAVVLAGAGNNFSTGLDVQEVLGSWLGKLGPGATAQASQRTELLGIIRSLQDAISSVAACRKPVIAAVHGWCIGGGVDLISAADVRLASADAKFSIREARLAIVADVGSLQRLRGIIGEGHLRELALTAKDIGAERAEKIGLVNDVYADAEELMAAALSMAGEMAANSPLAVAGAKAVLNEGREEDIARGLRHVALWNTSFLHSEDLLEAVRAMGENRPGVFTGK, from the coding sequence ATGGGCATTGTTGCCGCGGGCGGGACCGCCGCCGGCCCCGCCGAACCAGACATGCCCGCCCAAGCCGGACCCGCCTTCACCCACCCTTGGTCGGCGTTCACTGTGGCGGTGGCACCCAACCCGGGTGTCGCCGTCGTACATCTAACCGGGCCCGGCCGCGGCAACATGCTGGGGCTGGACTTTTGGGCCGAACTGCCCCAGGTTTTCGCTGCCCTCGACGCCGATCCAAGCGTGCGTGCGGTGGTGCTGGCAGGCGCCGGAAACAACTTCAGCACAGGCCTTGACGTGCAGGAGGTGTTGGGGTCCTGGCTGGGAAAGCTGGGCCCCGGCGCCACTGCCCAGGCTTCCCAGCGCACCGAACTGCTCGGGATCATCCGGAGCCTGCAGGACGCCATCAGCTCGGTGGCCGCCTGCCGCAAGCCCGTCATTGCGGCCGTCCACGGCTGGTGCATTGGCGGCGGCGTTGACCTCATCAGCGCCGCCGATGTGCGCCTGGCCAGTGCCGATGCCAAATTCAGCATTCGGGAGGCGCGGCTGGCGATCGTCGCCGACGTTGGAAGTTTGCAAAGGCTGCGTGGCATCATCGGCGAGGGACATCTGCGCGAACTGGCGCTGACGGCCAAGGACATCGGTGCCGAAAGGGCGGAGAAGATCGGCCTGGTCAACGACGTGTACGCCGATGCGGAGGAACTGATGGCTGCGGCGCTGTCGATGGCCGGGGAGATGGCCGCGAATTCACCGCTGGCCGTGGCCGGCGCCAAGGCGGTGCTCAATGAAGGACGCGAGGAGGACATTGCGCGGGGGCTGCGGCACGTGGCGCTGTGGAACACCTCGTTTCTGCACAGCGAAGATTTGCTTGAGGCAGTGCGGGCCATGGGGGAAAACCGTCCGGGAGTGTTTACGGGCAAATAG
- a CDS encoding 3-hydroxyacyl-CoA dehydrogenase NAD-binding domain-containing protein, with protein sequence MSEETVNYTNTIHWEQDTDGVVILTLDDPNQSANTMNADYIASMQAVVERLTAEKAGISGVVLTSAKKTFFAGGDLNDLINSTPKDAQRVFELGQQIKAQLRTLETLGKPVVAAINGAALGGGLEIALAAHHRIAADTRGSVIGLPEVTLGLLPGGGGIVRTVRLMGIADATMKVLLQGQKYKPRKALEVGLVHEVVDTVEELLPAAKAWIKSNRDAVQPWDVPKYRIPGGTPSTPALAANLPAFPANLRKQLKGANYPAPRAILAAAVESAQVDFDTALEIESRYFVELVTGPVSTNMIKAFFFDMGHISAGGSRPAGFEKYTAKKVAVLGAGMMGAGIAYVCARGGMDVVLKDVSLEAAERGKSYSKTITDKAVARGQSTQEAADALLAKITPTADAAAAAGADLVIEAVFENVEVKQKAFQEIQDLLGPDAVLGSNTSTLPITTLAEGVRRQENFIGLHFFSPVDKMPLLEIIAGKNTSDETLAKAFDIAQQIKKTPIVVNDSRGFFTSRVIGTFMNEAIAMLGEGIAAPSIEQAGLQAGYPAAPLQLADELNLMLMSKIQKETKAGLEAENGAQKYRDHASYPIVDRMIEEFNRKGKLAGAGFYNYADGHRTGLWEGLAETFGGTEEIPFEDMKERMLFAESLETVKCLDEGVLRSVEDANIGSILGIGFPAWTGGVLQYMNGYDGGLAGFVARSRELAARYGEHFLPPASLVAKAEKGETY encoded by the coding sequence ATGAGCGAGGAAACAGTGAACTACACAAACACCATCCACTGGGAACAGGACACCGACGGCGTCGTCATCCTGACCCTGGATGACCCGAACCAGTCGGCCAACACCATGAACGCGGATTACATCGCTTCCATGCAGGCGGTGGTGGAGCGACTCACGGCAGAGAAGGCGGGCATCTCCGGCGTCGTGCTGACGAGCGCAAAGAAGACCTTCTTCGCCGGCGGCGACCTTAACGACCTCATCAACTCCACGCCGAAAGACGCCCAAAGAGTCTTTGAGCTGGGACAGCAAATCAAGGCCCAGCTGCGCACGCTGGAAACTCTCGGCAAACCCGTGGTCGCAGCCATCAACGGTGCGGCCCTAGGCGGCGGGCTGGAAATTGCCCTCGCCGCGCACCACAGGATCGCCGCCGACACCCGCGGCTCGGTCATCGGCCTGCCCGAGGTGACCCTGGGCCTGCTGCCCGGCGGCGGTGGCATCGTCCGCACCGTGCGCCTGATGGGCATTGCCGACGCCACCATGAAGGTGCTGCTGCAGGGCCAAAAGTACAAGCCGCGCAAGGCCCTGGAAGTTGGCCTGGTCCACGAGGTTGTGGACACGGTGGAGGAGCTCCTCCCCGCGGCCAAGGCCTGGATCAAGTCGAACCGGGACGCCGTGCAGCCGTGGGATGTCCCCAAATACCGGATCCCCGGCGGCACCCCCAGCACCCCCGCACTGGCCGCCAACCTGCCGGCGTTCCCGGCGAATCTGCGCAAGCAGCTCAAGGGCGCCAACTACCCGGCCCCGCGCGCCATTCTGGCCGCCGCCGTGGAGAGCGCCCAGGTGGACTTCGACACGGCGCTGGAGATTGAATCGCGCTACTTTGTGGAGCTCGTGACCGGGCCGGTGTCGACCAACATGATCAAGGCGTTCTTCTTTGACATGGGCCACATCAGTGCCGGCGGCAGCCGCCCGGCAGGATTCGAGAAGTACACGGCCAAGAAGGTTGCCGTCCTCGGCGCCGGCATGATGGGCGCGGGCATCGCCTATGTGTGTGCCCGCGGCGGCATGGACGTTGTGCTCAAGGACGTCTCGCTCGAGGCGGCCGAGCGCGGCAAGAGCTACTCCAAGACCATCACCGACAAGGCAGTGGCGCGGGGCCAGTCCACGCAGGAGGCAGCCGACGCGCTGCTGGCCAAGATCACCCCCACCGCAGACGCGGCGGCTGCGGCCGGTGCGGACCTGGTCATTGAGGCAGTCTTTGAAAACGTGGAGGTGAAGCAGAAGGCGTTCCAGGAAATCCAAGACCTCCTGGGACCGGATGCCGTGCTGGGCTCCAACACCTCCACGCTGCCCATCACCACGCTCGCCGAAGGTGTGCGGCGCCAAGAGAACTTCATCGGCTTGCACTTCTTCTCCCCTGTGGACAAGATGCCGCTGCTGGAAATCATCGCCGGCAAAAACACCTCCGATGAGACCCTGGCCAAGGCCTTCGACATCGCCCAGCAAATCAAAAAGACGCCCATCGTGGTCAATGATTCCCGCGGCTTCTTCACGTCCCGAGTGATCGGCACGTTCATGAACGAGGCCATCGCCATGCTCGGCGAGGGCATCGCCGCCCCGTCCATCGAGCAGGCAGGCCTGCAGGCCGGCTACCCCGCGGCCCCGCTGCAGCTGGCCGACGAGCTGAACCTGATGCTCATGTCCAAGATCCAAAAGGAGACGAAGGCGGGCCTGGAAGCCGAGAACGGCGCGCAAAAGTACCGGGATCACGCCTCCTACCCGATTGTGGACAGGATGATCGAGGAATTTAACCGCAAAGGCAAGCTCGCCGGCGCCGGCTTCTACAACTACGCCGACGGCCACCGCACCGGACTCTGGGAAGGGCTGGCGGAAACCTTCGGCGGGACGGAGGAAATCCCCTTCGAGGACATGAAGGAGCGCATGCTCTTTGCCGAGTCCCTGGAAACCGTCAAATGCCTCGACGAGGGCGTGCTGCGCAGCGTCGAGGACGCCAACATCGGCTCCATCCTGGGCATCGGCTTCCCCGCCTGGACCGGTGGCGTGCTCCAATACATGAACGGGTACGACGGCGGCCTGGCCGGTTTTGTGGCCAGGTCCCGTGAGCTCGCGGCCAGGTATGGCGAACACTTCCTGCCGCCGGCCTCGCTTGTGGCCAAGGCCGAGAAAGGCGAGACGTACTGA